A single window of Vibrio gazogenes DNA harbors:
- a CDS encoding ABC transporter permease, with protein sequence MAVNKHSMQNLLIIRSLKLRLRRVVVVLAALTMGAAIVTAMAGVYFDINQKMSHELRNYGANFYVGPDANASTLSTRDYRDMLALAPQAQLVASSPYLYGVVQSDLEKVVAMGVDFSQLKKLVPYWQVRGEWIGVSFDQRNAMIGVNLAKKLEVKVGSQLSLIQGDTRHTFTIKGIIDAGADEDNYLIVNISLLQKWLNQPDQANYAMFSIDNAQGQVSQYAERLKARYPNLTIRPILKVSASEGKVLNKIKLLMGVVAVVILILSTLCVNTTLTAMIGERRHEFALQKALGASHRAITRQILSETLLMTIAAIVMGLGIGYILAQILGQTVFSASIDLRFPVFIITTILSVFAALVAAIIPTLRAMKVDPAKVLKGE encoded by the coding sequence ATGGCCGTAAATAAACATTCGATGCAAAACCTGCTGATCATTCGTTCCCTGAAACTTCGTCTGCGTCGGGTTGTGGTGGTGCTTGCTGCACTGACCATGGGCGCGGCAATTGTGACCGCGATGGCTGGCGTTTATTTCGATATCAACCAGAAAATGAGTCATGAATTGCGTAATTACGGCGCGAATTTTTATGTTGGTCCTGATGCCAATGCTTCGACGTTATCGACTCGGGATTACCGTGACATGCTGGCTTTGGCGCCACAGGCGCAGTTAGTGGCATCCAGCCCGTATCTGTATGGGGTGGTGCAATCTGATTTAGAAAAAGTGGTCGCAATGGGCGTTGATTTTTCCCAACTGAAAAAGCTGGTGCCGTATTGGCAGGTTCGAGGGGAATGGATTGGTGTCTCTTTTGATCAACGCAATGCGATGATTGGTGTGAATCTGGCCAAGAAGTTAGAAGTGAAGGTTGGCTCTCAACTGAGTCTGATTCAGGGGGATACCCGGCATACTTTTACCATTAAAGGCATTATTGATGCTGGTGCTGATGAAGATAACTATTTGATCGTCAATATTTCGCTGCTACAGAAATGGCTCAACCAGCCGGATCAGGCCAATTACGCCATGTTTAGTATTGATAATGCGCAGGGACAGGTGAGCCAGTATGCCGAGCGTCTTAAAGCCCGTTATCCGAATCTGACCATTCGCCCGATTCTGAAAGTCTCTGCGTCAGAAGGAAAAGTGCTGAATAAAATCAAACTCCTGATGGGCGTGGTTGCGGTGGTGATTCTGATACTGTCTACCCTGTGCGTTAATACGACACTGACGGCAATGATTGGCGAGCGCCGCCATGAATTTGCGTTACAAAAAGCGCTGGGAGCATCCCATCGGGCAATTACCCGGCAAATTTTGTCAGAGACCTTGTTGATGACCATTGCCGCGATTGTGATGGGATTAGGTATTGGTTATATCCTCGCTCAAATCCTTGGGCAAACAGTGTTTAGTGCATCAATTGATCTGCGTTTTCCGGTCTTTATTATTACGACGATTTTATCGGTTTTTGCTGCGCTGGTGGCTGCAATCATCCCGACTTTAC
- a CDS encoding ABC transporter permease, translating to MLWTMLRQSWRHDRGRKVLATTTIFLAAGLISALLAISITIGDKMSVEMKRYGANIEIKPEGQVNLPYMLKHALTDMDKDSLLLASELPNIKNIFWRNNIIGFAPYVRGAVTINHGQHEVPIVGTFFDQHLAVPDEPDYHTGNKIISQYWKVQGQWPDDTKQQALVGIVLASRMGWHIGDQLTLSGKQHHEQVTITGILTNGSAEEESVIVPLHVGQALLGLAGRVESIKVSALTVPENALSKKARDNLESLDSDEYDLWFCTAFVSSISYQLEKALSNAAVRPVWQVAASEGIVIRKIQSLLFMVTLAAFVAASMGIASLMTNAILQRSKEIGLMKSLGAHNWQVYLLFYAESIVCGLLGGLMGCAAGWGLSKVMGYALFGSFIPFHWIIIPLILVISVIMTICGTYFPSRRIAALYPIEVLYGRK from the coding sequence ATGCTATGGACAATGCTTCGTCAGTCATGGCGTCATGACCGTGGCCGGAAAGTGCTGGCAACGACCACTATTTTTCTGGCAGCCGGGTTAATTTCAGCATTACTGGCTATTTCGATTACCATTGGTGACAAGATGTCGGTTGAAATGAAACGCTATGGTGCCAACATCGAAATCAAACCAGAAGGTCAGGTGAATCTGCCTTATATGCTGAAACACGCGCTGACGGATATGGATAAAGATAGCCTGTTACTGGCGTCGGAATTACCCAATATCAAGAATATCTTCTGGCGGAATAATATCATTGGGTTTGCCCCTTATGTGCGCGGGGCTGTCACCATCAATCACGGGCAGCATGAAGTTCCTATTGTCGGCACGTTCTTTGACCAGCACCTTGCTGTCCCCGATGAACCGGATTATCACACTGGTAACAAGATTATCTCCCAGTACTGGAAAGTACAGGGACAGTGGCCGGATGATACCAAACAGCAGGCGCTGGTCGGAATTGTACTTGCCAGCCGGATGGGCTGGCACATTGGAGATCAACTGACGTTATCCGGTAAACAGCACCATGAACAGGTCACCATCACTGGTATTTTGACCAATGGTAGTGCCGAAGAAGAGTCCGTTATTGTGCCGTTACATGTCGGTCAGGCATTGCTGGGACTGGCTGGGCGTGTGGAAAGTATTAAAGTCTCTGCACTGACCGTGCCTGAAAATGCGCTGTCGAAAAAAGCGCGGGACAATCTGGAATCGTTAGACTCTGATGAATATGACTTATGGTTTTGTACCGCATTTGTTTCTTCCATCTCCTATCAGTTAGAAAAAGCGTTAAGTAACGCTGCTGTTCGCCCTGTTTGGCAAGTCGCGGCATCGGAAGGCATCGTCATTCGTAAAATTCAGAGTTTACTGTTCATGGTGACATTAGCCGCGTTTGTTGCTGCCTCGATGGGGATTGCTTCTCTGATGACCAATGCAATTTTGCAGCGTTCTAAAGAGATTGGTTTGATGAAATCCCTCGGAGCACATAACTGGCAGGTGTACTTGTTATTTTATGCTGAATCTATCGTGTGCGGTTTGCTGGGCGGCTTAATGGGATGTGCTGCCGGATGGGGATTATCTAAAGTGATGGGGTATGCCCTGTTTGGATCGTTTATCCCTTTTCACTGGATCATTATCCCGCTTATTTTGGTTATCTCGGTCATCATGACCATATGCGGTACCTATTTCCCTTCCCGACGAATTGCCGCACTTTATCCAATCGAGGTTTTGTATGGCCGTAAATAA
- a CDS encoding Fe-S-containing protein produces MSFYLSQVLSHFLLPAMMFGLLWSGANTSYKQRFWWFVLPVVIGVCAYTLLPYSQVYIFSIGCAYIVICLLLLGYGFLSTRPTRLLLVWQAIVTVLAAFMWARIAKLDMMTATSVINTELILNVTALLFGFVLIGSVHFFTGKVFEQRSRILKNSFFFIFILLAILPLSGEVILAGMKLQMIDLYQGLLSYVSKVTNFFWLYAYGVLALSLIPLSLMTWCDVKPLKDAVKAQQQPIARRKLQAQLNIQRRRVRSFAVSLVMIFCSLLYWDAVASQPPTRSPAQTMTLSADDAVHIPITETLKDGKLHRYQWIASDGKVVRFFIIDRYPGEMKFGVVLDACMLCGDAGYIQDGDQVICLACGVHIFIPSIGNPGGCNPIPIKQWSLINNEIVIGKAMLESGLQYFSDVVKITVVDPVNGKSLTNLDAPFSYTFGGKTYFFTEQDSYDAFRDNPWGYVEQSSAIGGAQ; encoded by the coding sequence ATGAGTTTTTATCTTTCTCAGGTTCTTTCCCACTTCCTTCTCCCCGCGATGATGTTCGGCTTGCTTTGGTCTGGTGCGAATACGTCGTATAAGCAAAGGTTCTGGTGGTTTGTGCTGCCTGTTGTCATTGGGGTTTGTGCTTATACGTTGTTGCCTTACAGCCAAGTCTATATTTTCTCAATCGGCTGTGCCTACATCGTGATATGCCTGTTGTTATTGGGCTACGGTTTTCTGAGTACACGACCGACCCGATTGTTGTTGGTCTGGCAGGCGATTGTGACGGTATTAGCCGCATTTATGTGGGCCAGAATCGCAAAACTGGACATGATGACAGCCACCAGTGTGATTAATACTGAACTGATCCTGAATGTGACGGCTTTGCTATTCGGGTTTGTTTTAATTGGTTCGGTTCACTTTTTTACCGGTAAAGTGTTCGAACAGCGCTCGCGTATCTTAAAAAATAGCTTCTTTTTTATCTTCATTTTGCTGGCAATTTTACCGCTCTCCGGAGAGGTGATTCTGGCTGGGATGAAGTTACAGATGATCGATCTGTATCAGGGACTGCTGAGTTACGTGTCAAAAGTAACCAATTTCTTCTGGTTGTATGCGTATGGTGTGCTGGCGCTGAGTCTGATTCCACTGAGTCTTATGACGTGGTGTGATGTGAAGCCGTTGAAAGATGCAGTGAAAGCACAACAGCAGCCGATCGCAAGACGTAAACTTCAGGCTCAACTGAATATTCAACGTCGCCGGGTGAGAAGTTTTGCAGTCAGCTTGGTGATGATTTTTTGCAGTTTACTGTATTGGGATGCTGTAGCGTCTCAGCCGCCAACACGTTCACCGGCGCAGACGATGACGTTGTCCGCCGATGATGCGGTCCATATTCCGATCACCGAGACGCTGAAAGACGGTAAATTACACCGTTATCAGTGGATTGCGAGTGACGGTAAAGTCGTGCGCTTTTTTATCATTGATCGCTACCCCGGTGAAATGAAGTTTGGCGTGGTCCTGGATGCCTGCATGTTGTGTGGTGATGCGGGGTATATTCAAGATGGTGATCAGGTGATCTGTCTGGCCTGTGGGGTACATATCTTTATTCCGTCGATTGGTAACCCGGGCGGATGTAATCCGATTCCGATTAAGCAATGGTCGCTGATCAACAATGAGATCGTCATTGGGAAAGCGATGCTTGAATCAGGTCTGCAGTATTTTAGCGATGTGGTGAAGATCACTGTGGTTGATCCGGTGAACGGCAAATCGCTGACCAATCTCGATGCCCCGTTTAGTTATACCTTCGGGGGGAAAACCTATTTCTTTACCGAGCAGGACTCTTACGATGCATTCCGTGATAACCCTTGGGGCTACGTTGAGCAGAGTTCAGCGATAGGAGGGGCACAATAA
- a CDS encoding iron transporter, with protein sequence MTNKLLIPVAISAMTFGTAAIAGEHPAGDTVEMNGMELAAVYLEPVTMEPQGMMMAASQADVHLEADIHALKGNKNGFAAGEWIPYLTISYKMKNLDTGKTQQGTFMPMIASDGPHYGSNVKMLGVGNYELSFHIDPPSKGGLLRHTDEATGVGRWYKPFDVTYKFKYVGLN encoded by the coding sequence ATGACGAATAAACTTTTAATCCCAGTTGCGATTTCAGCAATGACATTTGGTACCGCAGCGATTGCGGGTGAGCACCCGGCAGGGGATACCGTTGAAATGAATGGTATGGAACTGGCCGCAGTTTATCTGGAACCCGTCACGATGGAACCACAAGGAATGATGATGGCTGCTTCTCAGGCAGATGTTCACCTTGAAGCGGATATTCATGCACTGAAAGGCAATAAAAATGGCTTTGCAGCTGGTGAATGGATTCCGTATCTGACGATCAGCTACAAAATGAAGAATCTGGATACCGGTAAAACGCAACAGGGGACGTTCATGCCAATGATTGCCTCAGACGGCCCTCATTATGGTTCAAATGTGAAAATGCTTGGTGTGGGTAATTATGAGCTTTCGTTCCATATTGACCCGCCATCGAAAGGTGGTCTGCTTCGTCACACCGATGAAGCAACTGGCGTCGGCCGTTGGTACAAGCCTTTTGATGTGACTTACAAATTTAAATATGTTGGTCTGAACTAA
- a CDS encoding FTR1 family iron permease encodes MLKLVKLFIITTIFTFHYSVAAAVLDYQAAADDINTRLDEAVQLYMHGDALQAKRTVQMAYFEVFEGLEGPIRINYSQKYAYQLEARFGEIRKMIGNQASLGDVKDNVDWLKTQIASVPAILESGTQLVAETADIHHASILPYWREQVLTIERLVNQGLASYRTSIQAETEQAQQAKREAAAKLIRQAQFDGYKNSDLETAIRLNRSGTKAAQYNDMFKAMIDLAEQPYTMQHLVAFGYQVATLTQGLKDDLPGLPATRDDQQQTQEDEHSGVKQDWQAVITGIDAAIAQAVDLYQQGQIADAMIAVQDTYFDRFESTGMENAIGARDSALKSELEGYFTRIVSLMKARSELVDIQAQQQALSRQLDQGASLLGGSRQGIWAMFIASLTIILREGLEALLIVAAITAYLVKNEHTDKLYIIKNSVVVGVICSLITAALFQWLFTNAGASREMLEGITMLIAVVVLFMMSYWLLSKVEATHWKQYLENKLSRSLTAGSIAGLWFASFLAVYREGAETVLFYYALGADGSSDSLIGILSGLGVGIVILAVIFFLMRYSVVKLPLKPFFIFTGGFMYLMAFVFAGKGVLELIEAKVFNPTLIEAVPQISLLGVYPYVETLIPQLALVAAAILALFVIQRQGRQTA; translated from the coding sequence ATGTTAAAGCTGGTAAAGCTTTTCATTATTACGACGATTTTTACTTTTCATTACTCTGTTGCAGCTGCGGTACTTGACTATCAGGCTGCTGCGGATGATATCAATACGCGTCTGGATGAAGCGGTGCAACTTTATATGCATGGTGATGCTTTACAAGCGAAGCGCACGGTGCAAATGGCATATTTTGAAGTGTTTGAAGGTCTGGAAGGCCCAATCCGAATTAATTATTCCCAGAAATACGCGTATCAGCTAGAGGCTAGATTTGGTGAGATTCGGAAGATGATTGGCAATCAGGCATCGCTTGGTGACGTGAAGGACAACGTCGATTGGCTCAAAACTCAAATCGCATCGGTTCCTGCTATTCTGGAGTCAGGAACACAGTTAGTCGCAGAAACCGCGGACATCCATCATGCGTCAATTCTCCCTTACTGGCGAGAGCAAGTTCTGACCATTGAACGGCTGGTCAACCAAGGTTTAGCCAGTTATCGCACCTCAATTCAGGCTGAAACAGAACAGGCGCAGCAGGCAAAGCGGGAAGCCGCAGCGAAGCTGATACGACAGGCACAATTTGATGGTTATAAAAACTCTGACCTGGAAACCGCAATCCGCCTGAATCGTTCCGGTACCAAGGCTGCGCAATATAATGACATGTTCAAAGCTATGATTGATTTGGCGGAACAGCCATACACCATGCAGCATTTGGTCGCATTTGGTTATCAGGTTGCCACGCTGACCCAAGGGTTGAAAGATGATCTCCCCGGTCTGCCTGCGACTCGTGATGATCAGCAACAGACTCAGGAAGATGAACATTCAGGCGTTAAGCAAGACTGGCAAGCGGTGATCACCGGTATTGATGCAGCTATCGCTCAAGCGGTTGATCTCTACCAACAAGGTCAGATTGCTGATGCGATGATAGCGGTTCAGGATACGTATTTTGATCGCTTTGAATCGACCGGAATGGAAAATGCCATTGGTGCTCGGGACAGCGCGCTGAAATCTGAACTGGAAGGTTACTTCACTCGCATTGTGAGTCTGATGAAAGCCCGTTCTGAACTGGTTGATATTCAGGCGCAACAACAGGCATTGAGTCGTCAGTTGGATCAAGGTGCTAGTCTGTTGGGAGGCAGTCGTCAGGGAATTTGGGCAATGTTTATTGCCAGCCTCACTATCATTCTGCGTGAAGGTTTGGAAGCGTTACTGATCGTCGCGGCCATTACCGCTTATCTGGTCAAGAACGAGCATACTGACAAACTCTATATCATCAAAAATTCCGTCGTGGTGGGCGTGATATGCAGTCTGATCACTGCGGCCCTGTTCCAGTGGCTGTTTACTAATGCTGGCGCAAGTCGAGAAATGCTGGAAGGTATCACCATGCTGATTGCGGTTGTGGTGCTGTTTATGATGAGTTACTGGTTGTTGTCGAAAGTGGAAGCAACCCATTGGAAACAGTATCTCGAAAATAAATTATCCCGCTCACTCACCGCCGGTTCTATTGCCGGTCTGTGGTTCGCCAGCTTTTTAGCCGTTTACCGTGAAGGTGCCGAAACCGTGTTGTTCTATTATGCGCTGGGGGCTGATGGTTCATCCGATTCACTCATTGGGATCTTGAGCGGGCTCGGCGTGGGGATCGTGATTCTCGCAGTTATCTTTTTCTTGATGCGTTATAGCGTCGTGAAATTACCACTCAAACCTTTCTTTATCTTCACCGGTGGATTTATGTATCTGATGGCATTTGTATTTGCCGGTAAAGGTGTTTTAGAACTGATTGAAGCCAAAGTCTTTAACCCGACACTCATAGAGGCAGTTCCGCAAATTAGTTTGTTGGGGGTTTATCCTTATGTTGAAACGTTAATACCTCAACTCGCGCTGGTTGCCGCCGCGATTTTGGCATTGTTCGTCATTCAGCGTCAGGGTAGACAAACCGCGTAG
- a CDS encoding winged helix-turn-helix domain-containing protein, translating to MELSPVFARRLYLAYLVENLDRPNVPRLIEHTGWPRRTIQDVLKALPAIGIQLMFIQDGRRHNDGYYRLSDWGPFDSQWIVERQDDIAASLGKSL from the coding sequence ATGGAATTGAGTCCTGTTTTTGCAAGAAGGCTTTATCTAGCCTACTTGGTTGAAAATTTAGACAGGCCAAATGTCCCCAGATTAATTGAACATACCGGGTGGCCTCGTCGCACAATTCAGGATGTGTTGAAAGCATTACCGGCGATCGGTATTCAACTCATGTTTATCCAAGACGGAAGACGACACAATGACGGGTACTATCGGTTGTCCGATTGGGGGCCATTTGATAGTCAATGGATCGTCGAACGTCAGGATGATATAGCCGCCAGTCTGGGTAAATCCCTTTAG
- a CDS encoding ArsC family reductase, producing the protein MTITLYGIPNCDTIKKARRWLDAENIEYRFHDFRKDGIHAELVEEFCQNLEWDKVVNKRGTTYRQLTQAQKDSLNSTTVIPLLVEYPAMIKRPVLVVNNTFHLGFSPEQYSEIFA; encoded by the coding sequence ATGACCATTACGCTTTATGGCATCCCCAACTGCGACACAATAAAAAAAGCACGTCGCTGGTTAGATGCTGAAAATATCGAATATCGTTTTCACGATTTCCGTAAAGACGGCATCCATGCCGAACTCGTTGAAGAATTTTGTCAGAATTTAGAATGGGACAAGGTTGTCAATAAACGAGGCACAACCTATCGACAACTGACGCAAGCACAAAAAGACAGTTTAAACAGTACAACCGTGATTCCTCTGTTGGTTGAATACCCGGCAATGATCAAACGCCCGGTTTTGGTGGTCAACAACACCTTCCACCTTGGTTTTTCTCCTGAACAATACTCTGAGATATTTGCATAG
- the dapE gene encoding succinyl-diaminopimelate desuccinylase, producing MSDSPVLALAKELICRRSVTPEDAGCQDLMIERLKALGFDVEIMVFEDTTNFWARRGTQAPLFAFAGHTDVVPAGKAELWHTPPFEPTVIDDYLHGRGAADMKGSLACMIVAVERFIAAHPDHQGSIAFLITSDEEGPFINGTTRVVDTLMARDEIIDMCIVGEPSSTHAVGDVVKNGRRGSLTGDLVVKGIQGHVAYPHLANNPVHQALPALTELAAIQWDEGNAFFPPTSFQIPNVHAGTGASNVIPGEFHVQFNFRYSTELTAEEIQHRVHSIFDAHGLDYDLKWTLNGKPFLTEAGSLVEAVTKSVSQINHKDPALLTTGGTSDGRFIAQMGAQVVELGPVNATIHKVNECVSIPDLEKLTDMYQHTLNNLLAR from the coding sequence ATGAGCGATAGTCCGGTACTCGCCCTTGCTAAAGAATTAATTTGTCGTCGTTCGGTTACACCTGAAGACGCAGGATGCCAAGACTTAATGATAGAGCGACTTAAAGCGCTCGGCTTTGACGTCGAAATCATGGTTTTTGAAGACACGACCAACTTTTGGGCCCGACGAGGAACACAGGCCCCTCTATTTGCCTTTGCCGGCCATACAGATGTTGTGCCTGCCGGAAAAGCAGAATTATGGCATACCCCGCCATTTGAACCGACCGTCATTGATGACTATCTGCATGGCCGAGGCGCAGCAGACATGAAAGGGTCTCTTGCTTGTATGATTGTTGCGGTTGAGCGCTTTATTGCAGCACATCCTGACCATCAAGGGTCGATTGCATTTCTGATCACATCGGATGAGGAAGGCCCGTTTATCAATGGGACAACACGGGTTGTCGATACCTTGATGGCACGGGATGAAATCATTGATATGTGTATTGTCGGTGAACCCTCCAGCACCCATGCCGTCGGTGATGTGGTCAAAAATGGCCGTCGAGGTTCGTTGACCGGTGACTTAGTCGTCAAAGGCATTCAAGGCCATGTCGCCTATCCTCATTTAGCCAATAACCCGGTCCATCAAGCACTGCCAGCATTGACCGAACTTGCTGCGATTCAATGGGATGAAGGCAATGCATTTTTCCCGCCGACGAGCTTTCAGATTCCCAATGTACATGCGGGAACTGGTGCATCCAATGTGATTCCGGGTGAATTCCATGTCCAATTTAACTTCCGCTACAGTACCGAGCTGACAGCAGAAGAGATTCAACATCGTGTGCACTCCATATTTGATGCCCATGGTCTGGACTATGATCTGAAATGGACATTGAACGGTAAACCGTTTTTAACTGAGGCCGGTAGCCTTGTGGAAGCCGTCACCAAATCTGTCAGCCAGATCAACCATAAAGACCCGGCACTGCTTACAACCGGCGGAACCTCCGACGGGCGGTTTATTGCTCAGATGGGCGCACAGGTTGTTGAACTCGGCCCGGTCAATGCGACAATTCACAAAGTCAATGAATGTGTCAGTATTCCTGACCTTGAGAAATTGACCGATATGTATCAACATACCTTGAACAACTTACTGGCCCGATGA
- a CDS encoding M15 family metallopeptidase, with the protein MTPAQLTGKSEQHLQACLVDSKTFLIHRQVAQDFFALKQAAHQAGFQLQIASGFRDFHKQLSIWNLKFSGERPLLDSQSRPLDASNMPAQEKVLAILRWSALPGASRHHWGTDFDVYDRNALPANESLRLEPWEYQSGHQAHFSTWLTKHLSQFGFFRPYQRDRGGVSIEPWHISHHLIATQCLNQMSPDIIFQALADESIAGKDTIHKMIHTIYTQFVINVEQNGA; encoded by the coding sequence ATGACGCCTGCGCAATTAACCGGAAAAAGTGAGCAACATCTGCAAGCATGTCTTGTGGACAGTAAGACCTTCCTGATCCATCGGCAGGTCGCTCAAGATTTTTTTGCGTTGAAACAGGCGGCTCACCAAGCAGGATTCCAGTTACAGATTGCCAGTGGATTCCGTGATTTTCACAAGCAGCTTTCTATCTGGAATCTAAAATTCTCAGGAGAACGGCCGCTGCTCGATTCACAAAGTCGTCCGCTTGATGCTTCAAACATGCCAGCACAAGAAAAAGTTCTGGCAATTTTACGCTGGTCTGCCCTTCCCGGAGCCAGTCGGCATCATTGGGGCACAGACTTTGATGTGTATGACAGAAATGCGCTACCCGCCAATGAATCCCTACGTCTGGAACCCTGGGAATATCAATCCGGTCATCAGGCTCATTTTTCGACGTGGTTAACCAAGCATCTTTCTCAATTTGGCTTTTTCCGGCCGTATCAACGGGATCGGGGTGGCGTGTCGATCGAACCGTGGCATATCAGTCATCATCTGATTGCAACACAATGTCTCAATCAGATGTCACCTGATATTATTTTTCAGGCATTGGCTGATGAATCGATCGCAGGCAAAGACACGATCCACAAAATGATCCATACTATCTACACCCAATTTGTCATCAATGTCGAGCAGAACGGTGCATAA
- a CDS encoding DUF2897 domain-containing protein, which translates to MDFLASPWFIITVVISIIIGNIAALKYLTPKNLDKLKKKQGNDLDRLIELDKKHQQEIKKRDE; encoded by the coding sequence ATGGATTTCCTAGCCTCCCCTTGGTTCATTATCACTGTCGTTATCAGCATCATTATTGGAAACATTGCCGCACTCAAATACCTGACGCCCAAAAATCTCGATAAGCTGAAAAAGAAACAAGGAAATGATTTGGATCGATTGATCGAGTTAGATAAAAAGCATCAACAAGAGATCAAAAAAAGGGATGAATAA
- the bamC gene encoding outer membrane protein assembly factor BamC — MKFFNQLVCSSLAVFLMSGCSDSALTRQTAEGDFDYLNAKLSTAWKMPQDAELQRYHNYDIPDGKYQGGLGEQVDIRPPQSVLTLIPGVRVDSDKNQVTFWTVQPQLADEIWHVISQYLEQHQVARSQSRPSLIDTAWISWSAEDEVAPVKARYRYTRLQQGKKYGIQVSLLDMQQSGSAAEKAIYIQNRYTVIMANAITMQYDQQAQEEAARKSRQMAQQIAVAMGADRSGLPVVIARTPYDNMWQRLPDALAKIGFSVEDRNRSQGTIKVKFSQPDDEVWQKLDVAPVSLDGGTYTLLLGDLGNRTSINITGKGDKPVTEEKLKAFSTALSALFHQSH, encoded by the coding sequence ATGAAATTTTTCAATCAGCTGGTTTGTAGTTCACTGGCTGTATTTTTGATGTCTGGATGTTCTGATAGTGCGTTGACACGACAAACTGCAGAAGGCGACTTTGATTATTTAAACGCAAAATTATCCACGGCTTGGAAAATGCCTCAGGATGCTGAATTACAGCGCTACCACAATTATGATATTCCTGATGGAAAATATCAGGGTGGATTGGGGGAGCAAGTGGATATTCGTCCGCCTCAGTCCGTATTGACTTTGATCCCGGGTGTCCGGGTCGATAGTGATAAGAATCAGGTGACGTTCTGGACGGTGCAGCCGCAGCTTGCGGATGAAATCTGGCATGTTATTTCACAGTATTTAGAGCAGCATCAAGTCGCACGTTCGCAGTCTCGCCCATCACTGATCGATACCGCTTGGATATCATGGTCAGCAGAAGATGAAGTGGCACCCGTGAAAGCGAGATATCGTTATACCCGTTTACAACAAGGGAAAAAGTACGGTATTCAGGTCTCTTTGCTGGATATGCAGCAGAGTGGTTCAGCGGCAGAAAAGGCAATTTACATTCAGAATCGTTACACCGTGATCATGGCGAATGCGATTACGATGCAATATGATCAACAGGCTCAGGAAGAAGCGGCGAGAAAATCGCGTCAAATGGCTCAACAGATTGCTGTTGCCATGGGAGCGGATCGAAGTGGTTTGCCTGTAGTGATAGCCAGAACACCATATGACAATATGTGGCAACGCCTGCCTGATGCCTTAGCGAAGATTGGCTTTAGTGTCGAAGATCGCAACCGTTCTCAAGGCACGATAAAAGTTAAATTCAGTCAACCGGACGATGAAGTCTGGCAAAAACTGGATGTTGCTCCTGTTTCTCTTGATGGCGGCACATACACATTATTGCTGGGAGATTTAGGTAACCGGACGTCAATTAATATCACTGGTAAGGGTGATAAGCCTGTGACTGAAGAGAAGCTTAAAGCGTTTTCTACCGCGTTATCGGCATTGTTTCATCAATCGCACTAG